A DNA window from uncultured Methanoregula sp. contains the following coding sequences:
- a CDS encoding DUF5667 domain-containing protein, which produces MMKTGRLLAFSLVALAFLCSVGIATAAPVNPDNSQATAAADTQGIAPGHSLYGLRIAFEDLDESFTFNESELLEKQVTHADVRLAELKHELAENRTVSADRVLELYQQKLNQTEHVLGPYAPNGTGTLPGADSSALEHAREMIAKHQAVLANLVSEHPGNPGLGQAYNNSLELEQKFQNRIEQKIETRYGPGSDTENSSRIRQQANPDMERSLNAAQDGGNRTYTQEGSGSWNRGNGTWQEQAMNQTMTGNNNRNANQNSPQPSNQTAGNQRQNGADNANQNGQGNYKETTGNSQSGNTVSPANTRKGISPTNDTGVSLGTTRNTGSSGGQGQNTDQRVRNR; this is translated from the coding sequence ATGATGAAAACAGGAAGACTTCTTGCATTCAGTCTGGTGGCACTTGCCTTTCTTTGCAGTGTAGGAATCGCTACGGCAGCACCGGTAAACCCGGACAACTCCCAGGCAACAGCTGCTGCAGATACTCAGGGAATCGCTCCAGGTCATTCACTTTACGGGCTCAGGATCGCTTTTGAGGATCTCGACGAATCATTCACATTTAACGAGAGCGAACTTCTGGAAAAGCAGGTTACCCATGCAGATGTAAGACTTGCAGAACTGAAACATGAACTGGCGGAGAACAGGACGGTGTCCGCAGACAGGGTTCTTGAATTATACCAGCAGAAGCTTAACCAGACCGAACATGTACTTGGACCATATGCGCCAAACGGAACCGGTACTTTACCGGGGGCAGATAGTTCTGCACTGGAACATGCCCGGGAAATGATTGCAAAACACCAGGCAGTCCTCGCGAATCTCGTGAGTGAACATCCGGGCAACCCGGGACTTGGGCAGGCATATAATAACAGCCTTGAACTGGAACAGAAATTCCAGAACAGGATTGAACAGAAAATTGAAACCCGGTACGGGCCGGGATCTGATACAGAGAACAGCTCCCGGATCCGGCAGCAGGCAAATCCTGATATGGAGAGAAGTCTGAATGCAGCGCAGGATGGCGGAAACCGCACATACACCCAAGAGGGATCCGGTTCATGGAACCGCGGGAATGGCACCTGGCAGGAACAGGCAATGAACCAGACCATGACCGGAAACAACAACCGAAATGCAAACCAGAATTCCCCGCAGCCATCCAACCAGACTGCAGGGAATCAGCGGCAGAACGGAGCAGATAACGCAAACCAGAACGGACAGGGGAATTATAAAGAGACCACGGGCAACAGCCAGAGTGGTAATACAGTAAGCCCGGCCAACACACGAAAAGGTATCTCCCCGACAAATGATACCGGGGTGAGTCTTGGAACCACCCGAAACACGGGAAGCTCCGGCGGGCAGGGCCAGAACACGGATCAGAGAGTGCGGAACCGCTGA
- a CDS encoding ArsR family transcriptional regulator, translating into MILITGKNSMAGRMRWELIAGMVIAVLCIIPVVSAVSVPDYSTTYTITLQDDGAAVWNVEYRTPLVTDDDLNEFTNYSRNLNSVYIPELKDLMQRSASQAALGTGRPMEVKDFTGNAYVQTSPTGKFGLVTYTFIWTNFAKNNGGLTLGDAFAGGLYLEKDNTLIIRYPTGYTVVSAEPAPDQTNEGLVWYGLRSFGPGQPQVALAKSAITVLPLIILPVITIAIITVYIIYRRRKLTRDDDDTEDTEEPSAPSLSDEDLFSLEEKIHNLLLAGGGEQYQSGIVKTLGLPKSTVSSALNALHKKGIIQKVRKGRENLIRLVRDQNE; encoded by the coding sequence ATGATACTGATCACAGGAAAGAACTCCATGGCAGGCCGGATGAGATGGGAATTGATTGCAGGAATGGTAATTGCCGTTCTCTGCATTATTCCGGTAGTCTCGGCTGTATCAGTCCCGGATTACTCAACCACGTACACCATCACCCTCCAGGATGACGGGGCCGCAGTCTGGAACGTGGAGTACCGCACACCGCTCGTCACTGATGATGACCTCAATGAATTTACCAACTATTCCCGAAATCTCAATTCAGTCTACATTCCCGAACTCAAGGATCTCATGCAGCGTTCTGCATCCCAGGCAGCCCTCGGGACGGGAAGACCGATGGAAGTGAAAGACTTCACGGGGAATGCATATGTCCAGACGTCCCCCACCGGAAAATTCGGGCTCGTCACCTATACCTTCATCTGGACAAATTTTGCAAAAAATAACGGGGGTCTTACGTTAGGGGATGCTTTTGCCGGGGGCTTGTACCTTGAAAAGGACAATACGCTCATCATCAGGTACCCGACCGGATACACGGTAGTTTCCGCAGAACCTGCACCGGACCAGACAAACGAGGGTCTTGTATGGTATGGTCTCCGCTCTTTCGGGCCGGGACAACCGCAGGTTGCCCTGGCAAAGTCAGCGATTACCGTCCTGCCTCTCATCATCCTCCCGGTTATCACAATTGCCATCATTACGGTATATATCATATACCGGAGACGGAAGCTGACCCGGGATGATGACGACACGGAAGATACCGAAGAGCCATCTGCTCCCTCACTTTCAGACGAGGACCTGTTCAGCCTTGAAGAGAAGATTCACAATCTCCTCCTGGCAGGAGGCGGAGAGCAGTACCAGTCCGGTATTGTAAAAACCCTGGGACTCCCAAAATCAACCGTGAGTTCAGCCCTGAATGCACTCCATAAAAAAGGAATTATCCAGAAAGTGAGAAAAGGCCGGGAGAACCTTATCCGCCTTGTCCGGGATCAGAACGAATAA
- the ruvB gene encoding Holliday junction branch migration DNA helicase RuvB: protein MSERIISPKPVPDEGEDLTIRPARLEEFVGQVQVKDALKIAIEAAQKRTEPLDHILFSGPPGLGKTTLAHIIAREMGADIRATTGPVLEKPGDIAALLTPLKSGDILFIDEIHRINPVVEEVLYPAMEDFFIDVMIGEGPSARSIKLNLEQFTLIGATTKQGLLGAPFRDRFGIISRLDLYSPEDLVRIVTRSASILKIPITPEGAEEIAKRSRGTPRIVNRLLRRVRDYATVKGDGTITREITGNALRMMQIDELGLDELDRRIISVIANDFDGGPVGVKTIAISVGEEVRTIEDVYEPFLIQIGFVKRTPQGREVTPAAKKHLKNPQRTLI from the coding sequence ATGTCGGAACGGATCATCTCCCCAAAACCGGTCCCGGACGAAGGCGAGGATCTCACGATCCGGCCGGCCCGGCTCGAGGAATTCGTCGGGCAGGTGCAGGTCAAGGATGCGCTGAAGATCGCAATCGAGGCTGCGCAGAAGCGCACGGAACCTCTCGATCACATCCTCTTCTCCGGGCCACCGGGGCTTGGCAAGACCACCTTGGCCCATATCATCGCCCGCGAGATGGGTGCCGATATCCGGGCAACGACCGGCCCGGTGCTGGAGAAGCCCGGGGATATCGCTGCGCTCCTGACCCCGTTAAAAAGCGGGGATATCCTTTTCATCGACGAGATCCACCGGATCAATCCCGTTGTCGAGGAAGTGCTCTATCCCGCCATGGAGGATTTTTTCATCGATGTGATGATCGGGGAGGGCCCGAGCGCCCGGTCAATCAAACTCAATCTCGAACAGTTCACGCTCATCGGGGCCACGACAAAACAGGGTCTTCTGGGTGCACCGTTCCGGGACCGGTTCGGTATCATCTCGCGGCTCGACCTGTATTCCCCGGAAGACCTTGTGAGGATCGTTACCCGGAGTGCTTCGATCCTGAAGATCCCGATAACCCCTGAAGGGGCGGAGGAGATCGCAAAACGGAGCCGGGGCACCCCCCGTATCGTCAACCGGCTGCTGCGAAGGGTCCGGGATTACGCAACGGTCAAAGGCGACGGGACCATCACCCGGGAGATCACCGGAAATGCACTCCGGATGATGCAGATCGACGAATTGGGGCTCGACGAGCTGGACCGGCGCATCATCTCGGTCATTGCCAATGATTTCGATGGCGGGCCTGTCGGGGTGAAGACGATCGCCATCTCGGTTGGGGAGGAAGTGCGGACCATCGAGGATGTGTACGAACCGTTCCTGATCCAGATCGGGTTTGTCAAACGTACGCCGCAGGGGCGGGAAGTGACTCCCGCAGCAAAAAAACATCTCAAAAATCCGCAGAGGACCCTGATCTAA
- the ruvA gene encoding Holliday junction branch migration protein RuvA, with translation MIAHLRGDVTQTGDRWVVIDVHGIGYQVQVTQPALTVLAHARENVTLFTHMAVREDAITLFGFLHASELEMFRILIGVSGIGPQTALNLLSQIGIEEFAIAILNEDEKSLTRISGIGAKSAKRLILELRDKMKSVSKALAAGEAGRTSPAVNDAISALISLGFAEKESRDAVVAASPGAKSASVQDLIKAALARLKER, from the coding sequence ATGATCGCACATCTCCGCGGTGACGTAACTCAGACGGGCGACCGGTGGGTTGTCATCGATGTTCACGGAATCGGATACCAGGTGCAGGTGACCCAGCCGGCTCTCACCGTCCTTGCCCATGCACGGGAGAACGTGACGCTCTTTACGCACATGGCGGTCCGTGAAGATGCCATCACGCTCTTCGGGTTTCTCCACGCAAGCGAACTGGAGATGTTCCGGATCCTGATCGGGGTTTCCGGCATCGGCCCCCAGACTGCGCTCAACCTGCTCTCCCAGATTGGGATCGAGGAGTTTGCAATCGCGATCCTGAACGAGGATGAAAAATCCTTAACCCGGATATCCGGTATCGGTGCCAAAAGTGCCAAACGCCTCATCCTCGAACTCCGCGACAAGATGAAGAGCGTGAGCAAGGCGCTTGCCGCCGGTGAAGCAGGCCGCACGAGCCCCGCGGTCAACGATGCAATCAGCGCTCTTATCTCGCTCGGGTTTGCCGAGAAAGAATCCCGGGATGCAGTTGTTGCAGCATCACCCGGTGCAAAATCAGCGTCGGTGCAGGATCTCATCAAGGCAGCACTCGCCAGACTTAAGGAGCGGTAG
- a CDS encoding site-specific integrase — translation MAVKEKKVRSVAVYLQYLEMAGRSEKTLYTYKYALEFFCKFLGIPVTDLHAHKVDPDGNKHFQYLTMDNLMELMNSEKVRAMKSNSRRSIINNITRYMKINGVEFDELELGVIKVRRVDTREDKPASLELLQKMMDLADPRMKAYITFLTSTGCRSGEASKLLVSDVNGTVVTIPDKIAKGHRGGKVYLTSEAREYLDLWIRVRDQWIRDADTRVKNMGVRSRPTNDQRLFASSSASLRQDFAELYHIVDGESIQTLRGVRGKVTAHTCRAYFRTNAAVTMGIDLAEGIVRHTGYMNAAYVRMPEEDRERKFREGEDALYITRRDRRLSENALEIERMKTKRLEEDMLLVKTALAKLQPSEK, via the coding sequence ATGGCGGTCAAAGAAAAAAAGGTTCGGAGCGTGGCTGTTTATCTTCAATATCTTGAGATGGCCGGCAGATCCGAGAAAACCCTATATACATACAAATATGCTCTCGAATTCTTCTGCAAATTTCTCGGCATTCCGGTTACCGATTTGCACGCCCACAAAGTCGATCCCGATGGCAATAAGCACTTTCAGTACCTGACCATGGATAACCTGATGGAGCTGATGAACTCCGAGAAGGTCCGGGCCATGAAATCAAACAGCCGCCGCTCCATCATAAACAACATAACGCGATACATGAAAATCAACGGGGTAGAGTTTGACGAGCTGGAACTCGGGGTAATCAAGGTCAGGAGGGTGGACACGCGAGAGGATAAGCCGGCCTCCCTGGAACTCCTGCAGAAGATGATGGACCTTGCCGATCCCCGAATGAAGGCATACATCACTTTCCTTACTTCCACCGGCTGCAGGAGCGGGGAGGCATCAAAACTTCTCGTTTCCGATGTCAACGGAACTGTGGTCACAATCCCGGATAAAATAGCCAAGGGGCATCGCGGGGGTAAAGTGTACCTCACATCTGAAGCCCGGGAATACTTAGATCTCTGGATAAGGGTCAGGGACCAATGGATCCGGGATGCAGATACACGGGTTAAAAACATGGGGGTCCGATCACGCCCGACCAACGATCAAAGGCTGTTCGCCTCCTCCAGTGCCTCGCTCCGCCAGGACTTCGCAGAACTATATCATATCGTGGACGGGGAAAGTATCCAGACCCTGAGAGGTGTTCGCGGGAAAGTGACGGCTCATACCTGCCGGGCGTATTTCAGGACCAACGCGGCAGTCACCATGGGGATCGATCTGGCAGAGGGAATTGTACGGCATACCGGGTACATGAATGCTGCCTATGTCCGGATGCCCGAAGAGGACCGTGAGCGCAAGTTCCGGGAAGGGGAGGATGCACTCTATATCACCCGCCGGGACCGCAGGCTGTCAGAGAACGCGCTCGAGATCGAGCGGATGAAAACAAAGAGACTTGAAGAGGATATGCTCCTCGTCAAGACCGCTCTGGCAAAACTGCAACCCTCAGAAAAATAA
- a CDS encoding metallophosphoesterase produces the protein MKIVHTADAHFGKARFNKTNSEGANLFETLCYDNALTGAQHTIDQHPDVVVDAGDRFDAVVPKTISVTTHQEILQWYEEAGIIVVQIPGNHDMPKMSHVGCQLEITARSNRIHSAHSYRHERVEIQDTIFHLIPNMLHAEDYRTAMKEVELSSSHNNVLVTHGLATTIRDKRLSEAAEFELDKNILLADFDQILLGHYHGQEQVAPNAWYSGSQEHLAYGEIDQIKGALVVDPARHTVEHLDLPYIPMVDLGTIFSAELSGEQLADIIIRKAEGLPENSMARITLDFMDFPVRVVPDDALEEVRSRLLDLNIRVKSKDTERQVIQQQDLRAINYVEEFSTFLQQRTLTDPQRAAVLARGTETLKTVVTEREASV, from the coding sequence ATGAAGATCGTCCACACCGCTGATGCCCACTTCGGAAAGGCCCGGTTCAACAAGACCAATTCCGAAGGCGCAAACCTTTTTGAAACTCTCTGCTACGACAACGCCCTGACCGGTGCACAACACACTATCGATCAGCACCCCGATGTTGTAGTAGACGCCGGGGACCGGTTCGATGCGGTTGTACCAAAGACAATATCGGTGACGACCCACCAGGAGATCCTTCAGTGGTACGAGGAAGCCGGTATTATTGTGGTCCAGATCCCTGGCAACCACGATATGCCGAAAATGTCGCATGTCGGTTGCCAGCTCGAGATCACGGCCCGCAGCAACAGGATCCACTCCGCCCATTCGTACCGGCACGAGCGTGTTGAGATCCAGGACACGATCTTCCATTTGATCCCAAACATGCTGCACGCAGAAGACTACCGGACCGCAATGAAAGAGGTCGAGCTCAGCAGCAGCCACAACAACGTGCTTGTCACCCACGGCCTTGCGACCACGATCCGGGACAAGCGCCTGAGTGAAGCGGCAGAGTTCGAGCTGGATAAGAACATCCTTCTTGCAGACTTCGACCAAATCCTCCTCGGTCACTATCACGGGCAGGAACAGGTCGCTCCGAACGCTTGGTATTCCGGGTCACAGGAACACCTCGCATATGGGGAGATCGACCAGATCAAAGGCGCTCTCGTGGTGGACCCGGCCCGGCACACAGTCGAACACCTCGATCTCCCATATATCCCCATGGTGGATCTCGGCACGATCTTCTCTGCCGAACTATCCGGGGAACAACTTGCCGACATCATCATTCGAAAGGCAGAAGGGCTGCCAGAAAACTCAATGGCAAGGATCACCCTGGACTTCATGGACTTCCCGGTACGTGTCGTCCCGGATGACGCCCTTGAAGAGGTCCGGAGCCGGCTCCTCGATCTCAACATCCGCGTAAAGAGCAAAGACACCGAGCGGCAGGTCATCCAGCAGCAGGACCTCCGGGCCATCAACTATGTTGAGGAGTTCAGCACCTTCCTGCAGCAGCGGACCCTGACCGACCCACAGCGGGCAGCCGTGCTTGCCCGTGGAACCGAGACCCTGAAAACCGTCGTGACAGAGCGGGAGGCATCGGTATGA
- a CDS encoding VVA0879 family protein, with translation MIGPDKEYTLEEWKAEAIRRFGTDEEQWKFVCPNCGHVQCGQDFIDKFGTSGGKGVNTALQECIGRYGVGEGCDYCSFGLIDSDTKVVKDGKKVPVFPFAEVSA, from the coding sequence ATGATCGGACCCGATAAAGAATACACTCTTGAAGAGTGGAAGGCCGAAGCGATCCGTAGATTTGGGACTGATGAAGAACAATGGAAATTCGTCTGCCCGAACTGTGGACATGTCCAGTGCGGTCAGGATTTCATTGATAAGTTCGGCACATCTGGCGGAAAGGGAGTGAATACTGCACTCCAGGAATGCATCGGCAGGTATGGTGTCGGAGAAGGATGCGATTATTGCTCCTTCGGACTCATCGACAGTGATACCAAAGTTGTGAAGGATGGAAAAAAGGTACCGGTTTTCCCGTTTGCTGAGGTGTCAGCATGA
- a CDS encoding SMC family ATPase yields the protein MKITRIQLTHFKRFEHVDIIIPDDAEFICITGPNGSGKSTLLNAEEFALYGVSGGLSADHIVSSFAEPGEACVVELDFTHSGHKYNIRRTFKKGKSVKHDVVLKCDGEVRATGVSAVEAEVIRTIGLCAKDFGTVVYSKQDDLRAITDIRPGERKEWFSKSFGLNFIKVESDRILKEKIKEVEQTLATFQGELAALSRADPAEIDRARADLADLRMKIETYRSGEAAGITERASLFERLQEAQLKAVRVGKLIDQEIAIRKDIDTLTGRAETLKVQAESMSVNDEDLANLKEILKEIPQARVEIEEYRTKKATLDRIETERKAAIREEESVKGRIEKIDAKLRESLAGENELIGLKVKICTALGFDADHDVDDAVSQHQAYVSEKIANVRARAETLKEARKKIVANLDTLLEKGAEGTCPFCLQRLGDHYADVEKEYRIRLEEVDREYGQNGVDLNDALEKTNKIPELKPTLDRIRDIRIMLGYRENHLNDLATLQRELLDATKKSMALITEAQSIKYTETDHDACKQSLFELETAQNKYNNLTERASQQASARAQIAEINSQIVAKTAELNQVKATIDKDPLDVTVAPRLEHEVQKLDIVLKSLTQDLAAAIEREKTLTQKIADLETTGARIETIKAQITALKEEMEVLTLTRAAISDYLLYLMQVMRSAIETEVSTILTEITNGKYSRLIVDEEYNLLIQEGDKQFPLDRYSGGEQDVIALALRMALSNILPKLHGVHETFPFLIDEALSSLDPERKENTIRALRVQAKLCRQVFNNTHDQEVVGDHNLRVLTNGPVSTVKAVA from the coding sequence ATGAAGATCACCAGGATCCAGCTCACGCATTTCAAACGGTTCGAGCATGTCGATATCATCATCCCCGACGATGCAGAATTCATCTGCATCACCGGCCCCAACGGCTCCGGAAAGTCCACGCTCCTTAATGCCGAAGAGTTCGCCCTCTATGGCGTAAGTGGAGGACTTAGCGCAGATCATATCGTCTCGTCTTTTGCAGAACCGGGAGAGGCATGTGTGGTCGAGCTCGATTTCACCCACTCCGGCCACAAGTACAACATCCGCCGGACATTCAAGAAAGGCAAGTCTGTCAAGCACGATGTCGTACTCAAATGTGATGGCGAGGTTCGGGCAACAGGGGTCTCCGCAGTCGAGGCAGAAGTCATAAGGACAATCGGCTTGTGCGCCAAGGACTTCGGGACGGTCGTCTACTCCAAGCAGGACGATCTCCGGGCAATCACCGATATCCGGCCCGGGGAAAGGAAGGAATGGTTCAGCAAAAGTTTCGGTCTTAATTTCATTAAAGTCGAGTCCGACCGGATCCTCAAGGAGAAAATCAAAGAGGTGGAACAAACCCTCGCAACATTCCAGGGCGAACTTGCGGCATTGAGCCGGGCGGACCCGGCCGAGATAGACCGGGCCCGGGCGGACCTTGCAGATCTGCGGATGAAGATAGAAACTTACCGAAGCGGAGAGGCCGCCGGCATAACAGAACGGGCATCTTTATTCGAGCGCCTGCAGGAGGCCCAGCTCAAAGCGGTCAGGGTCGGCAAACTCATCGACCAGGAGATCGCGATCCGGAAAGACATCGACACCCTGACCGGCCGGGCCGAGACCCTCAAGGTTCAGGCAGAATCGATGAGCGTCAACGATGAGGACCTCGCCAACCTGAAAGAAATTCTCAAGGAGATCCCGCAGGCCCGCGTGGAGATCGAGGAGTACCGGACGAAGAAAGCAACCCTCGACCGGATCGAGACGGAACGAAAGGCCGCGATCCGGGAAGAGGAGAGTGTCAAGGGACGGATCGAGAAAATCGACGCCAAGCTCCGGGAATCCCTTGCAGGAGAGAACGAACTCATCGGCCTGAAAGTCAAGATCTGCACGGCTTTAGGTTTCGACGCGGACCACGATGTCGACGACGCCGTGTCACAGCACCAGGCGTACGTGAGCGAGAAGATCGCAAACGTCCGGGCCCGGGCCGAAACCCTCAAGGAAGCACGGAAAAAGATCGTTGCAAACCTCGACACACTTCTTGAGAAGGGGGCAGAAGGCACCTGCCCGTTCTGCCTGCAGAGACTCGGCGACCATTATGCCGATGTTGAAAAGGAATACCGGATCCGGCTCGAAGAAGTCGACAGGGAATATGGGCAGAACGGTGTCGATCTCAACGACGCGCTTGAGAAAACCAACAAGATCCCGGAACTGAAACCCACCCTCGACCGGATCCGGGATATCCGCATCATGCTCGGGTATCGGGAGAACCATCTCAACGATCTCGCCACCCTCCAGCGCGAACTTCTTGACGCCACCAAGAAGAGCATGGCGCTCATCACTGAAGCGCAATCCATCAAGTATACTGAAACCGATCATGACGCCTGCAAGCAGTCTCTGTTCGAACTTGAAACTGCGCAGAACAAATACAACAACCTCACCGAACGGGCATCTCAGCAGGCAAGCGCCCGGGCACAGATAGCCGAGATCAACAGCCAGATTGTCGCCAAGACCGCAGAACTCAACCAGGTCAAGGCCACGATCGACAAGGACCCGCTGGACGTAACCGTTGCGCCCCGGCTCGAGCACGAAGTTCAGAAACTCGACATTGTGCTCAAGAGCCTCACCCAGGATCTTGCCGCAGCGATCGAGCGGGAAAAGACGCTCACACAGAAGATTGCAGACCTTGAGACAACCGGGGCCCGCATCGAGACCATAAAAGCGCAGATCACCGCTCTGAAAGAAGAAATGGAAGTCCTGACCCTGACCCGGGCTGCGATCTCCGATTATCTCCTGTACCTCATGCAGGTCATGAGATCCGCGATCGAGACGGAGGTCAGCACAATCCTCACAGAGATCACCAACGGCAAATACTCGCGGTTAATCGTAGACGAGGAATACAACCTCCTGATCCAGGAAGGCGATAAACAATTCCCGCTCGACCGGTATAGCGGCGGGGAACAAGACGTAATCGCGCTCGCTCTCAGGATGGCCCTATCGAACATCCTACCAAAGCTGCACGGGGTCCACGAGACCTTCCCGTTCCTGATTGACGAGGCCCTGTCCTCCCTTGATCCGGAGCGGAAAGAGAACACTATCCGGGCCCTGAGGGTCCAGGCCAAACTCTGCAGGCAGGTTTTCAACAATACTCACGATCAGGAAGTGGTCGGGGATCACAACCTGAGGGTCCTCACAAATGGCCCAGTCAGCACGGTCAAGGCGGTGGCCTGA
- a CDS encoding ASCH domain-containing protein: protein MLLFKPYHVAPIIDHNKTETRRIWKKRRAKPGSIHFCRLAFDHNYFAQVRILDVYEQTLGEMTAEAAKNEGGYTLCEYARLWQIINKTPLNPLEEVYVVEMQCTVVNLSSEDMEKYRSMYRAHMQALRQNAPTPHKLVGGLS from the coding sequence ATGCTCCTCTTCAAGCCCTATCACGTCGCCCCCATCATCGATCACAACAAGACCGAGACACGAAGGATCTGGAAGAAACGCCGGGCGAAACCCGGCAGCATTCACTTTTGCCGGCTTGCCTTCGATCACAATTATTTCGCGCAGGTCAGGATCCTAGATGTCTACGAGCAAACCCTGGGTGAAATGACCGCAGAGGCCGCGAAGAATGAAGGCGGGTATACCCTCTGTGAATATGCCCGGCTCTGGCAGATCATCAACAAGACTCCGCTAAATCCCCTTGAAGAGGTTTACGTGGTCGAGATGCAGTGCACCGTGGTCAACCTCTCATCAGAGGACATGGAGAAATACCGGAGCATGTACCGGGCACACATGCAGGCATTGAGGCAGAACGCCCCCACACCTCATAAACTCGTCGGAGGTTTATCATGA
- a CDS encoding FaeA/PapI family transcriptional regulator: protein MGHAIYENTERINAIIGALDKAEDRKTQDVADRAGLARETALNYLLFLRRRQKVIRTIVTRRKGRCGITYLWRLAA from the coding sequence ATGGGCCACGCAATCTACGAAAACACCGAACGCATCAACGCGATCATTGGAGCCCTTGACAAGGCAGAGGACCGGAAAACCCAGGATGTAGCTGACCGGGCCGGACTCGCCCGTGAAACGGCATTGAATTACCTATTGTTCCTTCGCAGGAGGCAGAAGGTAATCCGGACAATCGTCACGCGCAGGAAAGGCCGGTGCGGTATAACGTACCTCTGGAGGCTCGCGGCATGA